The following coding sequences are from one Saprospiraceae bacterium window:
- a CDS encoding ABC transporter ATP-binding protein, whose translation MVLLDVKQLNVCFNSHQHRVQAVKDLNFSVHQNRILGIVGESGSGKTITAMSILRLLPTNALLEGSILWSENEQTSNLCELEEDRLRAIRGAKISMIFQEPMSSLNPVLTCGYQVGEGIQAHRLYPKSEIKDRVLYWLEKVGLPDPSRVYNSYPHQLSGGQLQRVLIAIALSCNPKLIIADEPTTALDVGIQKHIIEMLLRLKQDLGLSMLFISHDLGVIREICDDVLVMKNGRKIEQGPVNEIFKNPQQQYTKGLLYCRPPLQKKLRRLPTMDEFERGTGINHFDDTQCILPSELDRKLVSMHSTAPLISVKDLNVYYPKKKSWWQKSKKDIPTVKNFNLDIFPGEVIGLVGESGSGKSTTGKAILQLLEHCTGSVAYLGKNLSQTDKEHMRTLRKDLQIIFQDPYSSLNPRLTVGDAIVEPMTVHGIGKNKNERINLAKELLAEVGLLPEHFDKYPHQFSGGQRQRICIARVLGLKPRFIICDESVSALDVSVQAQVLNLLQDLKEKFKLSYLFISHDLSVIHFISDRILVMKDGEVVEEGKSYEIIKQAKTDYTRNLLASIPGSNYMQELIQ comes from the coding sequence ATGGTCCTGCTAGATGTTAAACAATTGAATGTCTGTTTTAACTCACATCAACATAGGGTTCAAGCAGTAAAGGATCTCAACTTTAGCGTCCACCAAAATAGAATTCTTGGTATCGTTGGCGAATCTGGTAGTGGCAAGACCATCACTGCAATGAGCATCTTGCGACTTTTACCGACCAACGCTTTGCTGGAGGGTTCAATTCTGTGGTCAGAAAATGAGCAAACGAGCAATTTATGTGAATTGGAAGAAGACAGACTAAGAGCAATTCGCGGTGCAAAAATTTCTATGATTTTTCAAGAGCCGATGTCTTCCTTAAATCCGGTATTAACTTGCGGCTATCAGGTGGGTGAAGGTATCCAAGCGCACCGACTTTACCCAAAATCTGAGATAAAGGACCGAGTCTTATATTGGCTTGAAAAAGTAGGCCTTCCGGATCCCTCGAGAGTTTATAATTCCTATCCTCATCAATTGTCAGGAGGACAATTGCAAAGAGTACTCATTGCTATTGCTCTTAGTTGCAATCCAAAACTGATTATTGCTGACGAGCCTACGACAGCACTGGATGTTGGGATTCAAAAGCACATCATCGAAATGCTTCTCAGGCTTAAACAAGATTTGGGTTTGAGTATGTTGTTCATCTCTCATGACCTTGGAGTAATACGGGAAATATGTGACGATGTCCTGGTCATGAAAAATGGCAGAAAAATAGAACAAGGCCCTGTAAATGAAATTTTTAAAAATCCGCAACAACAATATACCAAAGGATTACTCTATTGCAGACCACCATTGCAAAAAAAACTCAGAAGACTTCCCACAATGGATGAATTCGAAAGAGGTACAGGAATTAATCATTTTGATGATACCCAATGCATTCTTCCTTCCGAGTTAGACAGAAAGTTAGTGTCGATGCACAGTACTGCACCTTTGATTTCTGTAAAAGATTTAAATGTTTATTATCCTAAGAAAAAATCCTGGTGGCAAAAATCAAAAAAGGATATACCGACAGTCAAAAATTTTAATCTTGACATTTTTCCAGGGGAAGTGATTGGTTTGGTGGGTGAATCCGGCAGTGGCAAATCCACAACAGGAAAAGCGATTTTACAGTTATTGGAACATTGTACCGGCAGCGTCGCTTATCTTGGGAAAAATTTGTCTCAAACTGACAAAGAGCACATGCGTACTTTGCGGAAGGACCTGCAAATTATTTTTCAGGATCCATACTCTTCCTTGAATCCCCGTTTGACTGTGGGAGACGCTATCGTCGAGCCCATGACGGTCCATGGCATTGGAAAAAATAAAAATGAACGAATAAATCTTGCAAAAGAATTGTTGGCGGAGGTAGGTTTGCTTCCTGAACATTTTGACAAATATCCGCATCAATTCAGCGGTGGGCAGCGTCAAAGAATTTGTATAGCAAGAGTACTGGGTTTGAAACCTCGATTCATTATTTGTGATGAATCTGTTTCCGCTTTGGATGTTTCTGTGCAGGCTCAGGTGTTAAATTTGCTCCAGGATTTAAAAGAAAAATTCAAACTGAGTTATTTATTTATTTCTCATGATCTTTCTGTGATTCATTTTATATCTGATCGGATCCTTGTGATGAAGGATGGCGAAGTAGTGGAGGAAGGAAAGTCCTATGAAATCATTAAACAGGCAAAAACGGATTATACACGCAATCTGCTAGCATCGATTCCCGGAAGTAATTACATGCAAGAACTCATTCAATAA
- a CDS encoding amino acid ABC transporter substrate-binding protein, translating into MTSVPNLRQPSSGNNISILWLCIFVIGTACFPSKKATKSKSADHTPPQKTSKPNEVPKIDTVVWKEENPSKVKDAPKTEEKDKVVVKPKETEKKTTPTTPGVPKKSTGKLMLPKEDSVYRVVALLPFRANEMDTLSTRLPSGSERFVQYYCGMKMAVQEFENELDKKLLLTVHDIQSNDISKFVLEQYEKRPPHVIIGPYKSEAVKSSATWAKEHESILISPWVSSSTIAEQNPFYVQAKAGLYAHYKAINDHARKYYPASNIILISKSPEDSKIKFFNDSTQFSANISEQTIKEDDLANSQNPILTPFLKEDGPTVFILPFASIKDENYIYHFLRRVSSEKGNNDVIVYGMYKWIELKSDILDYVNTLKIRLSISNYFDNDESNIRAFKKRYFNTYREFPTEEALEGYDLMKYVVRSLKTNLYPFHWYSLGSMGNYLETEFNVSPVFKSSDQNKDPWNADYFENSFVKIVEIRSNRYRVIE; encoded by the coding sequence ATGACATCAGTTCCAAACCTCCGGCAACCATCGAGTGGGAATAATATTTCCATTCTATGGTTATGTATATTCGTTATTGGTACAGCTTGTTTTCCATCTAAGAAAGCAACTAAGTCTAAGTCTGCTGATCATACTCCACCCCAAAAAACAAGCAAGCCGAATGAAGTTCCAAAAATTGACACTGTAGTTTGGAAAGAAGAAAATCCCTCAAAGGTAAAAGATGCACCTAAAACTGAGGAGAAAGACAAGGTCGTGGTGAAGCCTAAAGAGACTGAAAAAAAAACGACACCTACAACTCCCGGAGTTCCTAAAAAAAGTACAGGTAAGCTGATGCTGCCCAAAGAAGATTCGGTATATAGGGTAGTGGCTTTGCTCCCATTCAGAGCAAATGAAATGGATACCCTCTCAACGAGATTGCCTTCCGGAAGTGAAAGATTTGTCCAATATTACTGTGGAATGAAAATGGCAGTTCAGGAATTTGAAAATGAGTTGGACAAAAAACTTTTACTTACAGTTCACGATATTCAAAGCAATGATATAAGTAAGTTTGTTCTGGAACAATACGAAAAAAGACCGCCTCACGTGATCATTGGCCCATATAAGTCAGAGGCCGTAAAATCAAGTGCCACTTGGGCTAAAGAGCACGAATCAATTTTGATCAGTCCTTGGGTAAGTAGCTCAACGATTGCAGAACAAAATCCTTTTTACGTACAAGCAAAAGCGGGATTGTATGCACATTATAAAGCTATCAATGATCATGCAAGAAAGTATTACCCTGCCTCGAATATTATATTGATATCGAAATCTCCTGAAGACTCAAAGATTAAATTCTTCAATGACAGTACTCAGTTTTCTGCAAATATCAGTGAGCAAACAATTAAAGAGGACGATCTTGCGAATTCCCAAAATCCAATTCTCACACCATTTTTAAAGGAAGACGGGCCCACTGTATTTATTTTGCCTTTTGCTTCGATCAAAGACGAAAATTATATCTACCATTTCTTGAGACGCGTCAGCTCGGAGAAGGGAAATAATGATGTAATTGTTTATGGAATGTACAAGTGGATTGAATTGAAAAGTGATATTTTAGATTATGTCAATACACTCAAAATCAGGTTGAGCATCAGCAATTATTTTGACAATGATGAATCGAATATCCGTGCTTTTAAGAAAAGATACTTCAATACATATCGTGAATTTCCTACCGAAGAAGCACTAGAAGGTTATGACCTCATGAAATATGTTGTGAGATCTTTAAAAACCAATTTGTATCCTTTTCATTGGTACTCATTGGGAAGTATGGGGAATTACCTAGAGACTGAGTTCAATGTTTCACCTGTATTTAAATCTTCAGATCAGAACAAAGACCCTTGGAATGCAGATTATTTTGAAAACTCTTTTGTGAAAATTGTCGAGATCAGATCGAATCGTTATCGGGTTATTGAATGA
- the guaA gene encoding glutamine-hydrolyzing GMP synthase, whose translation MSKKIYILDFGSQVTQLIARRVREHNVYCEILPFHKADNIDLDTSSGIILSGSPASVRQETHPEVNLDKFLNKIPILGICYGAQLIAAKTGGIVESSSKREFGKANVHHKGSDDIWRDISDSTVVWMSHSDSITGLGPDFNAIAHTDSIPIAAFKSRGYTFPVYAVQFHPEVYHTVAGSALIRNFVVDICQANQDWTPNSFVENSIDLIKEQIQDDEVIMAISGGVDSSVAALLMSQAIGSKLHAFFIDNGLLRKNEYQSVLDQYKELGLNVEGVDAKDIFYTALQGLTDPEAKRKVIGKAFIDVFENCAAHNPSARWLCQGTIYPDVIESVSVYGPSASIKSHHNVGGLPEKLKLKIIEPLKLLFKDEVRKVGANLGLPAGMLGRHPFPGPGLAIRIIGEVTSSSVHLLQEADDIYISKLREYKLYDKIWQAGAILLPIQSVGVMGDERTYEHVLALRAVDSVDGMTAQWSDIPHDILADISNSIINQVKGINRVVYDISSKPPATIEWE comes from the coding sequence GGTAGCCCTGCTTCAGTCAGGCAAGAAACCCATCCTGAGGTCAATTTGGATAAATTCCTCAATAAGATTCCCATCCTGGGCATCTGCTACGGAGCACAGTTGATCGCTGCAAAAACCGGTGGGATTGTGGAGTCTTCGTCAAAAAGGGAATTTGGCAAAGCCAATGTTCATCACAAGGGTTCTGATGACATCTGGAGAGATATCTCAGATTCAACTGTGGTGTGGATGTCCCATAGTGACAGTATTACAGGTCTTGGACCGGATTTCAATGCAATTGCTCATACTGATTCTATTCCTATAGCAGCATTTAAGTCTAGGGGCTATACTTTTCCGGTTTATGCAGTACAGTTTCATCCTGAAGTGTATCATACTGTTGCAGGTTCAGCACTCATTCGAAATTTTGTTGTGGATATTTGCCAAGCCAATCAAGATTGGACACCAAATTCTTTTGTTGAAAACAGTATTGATCTGATCAAGGAACAAATTCAAGATGATGAAGTCATCATGGCAATCAGTGGAGGGGTGGATTCTTCTGTTGCTGCATTGTTGATGTCACAAGCCATCGGTTCAAAGCTTCACGCTTTTTTTATAGACAATGGTCTTTTGAGAAAAAATGAATATCAATCAGTCTTAGATCAATACAAAGAACTTGGCTTAAATGTCGAGGGTGTAGATGCAAAGGACATTTTTTATACTGCTTTGCAGGGTTTGACCGATCCTGAAGCTAAACGCAAGGTAATCGGGAAAGCTTTCATCGATGTGTTTGAAAATTGTGCAGCCCATAATCCTTCTGCGCGATGGTTGTGTCAGGGTACTATTTATCCGGATGTTATTGAGTCAGTATCCGTTTACGGTCCTTCTGCATCTATAAAGTCACATCACAATGTGGGTGGCTTGCCAGAAAAACTAAAATTGAAAATCATTGAACCCCTGAAGCTTTTGTTCAAAGATGAAGTTCGCAAGGTTGGGGCGAATCTTGGCTTGCCTGCAGGAATGTTGGGCAGACACCCATTTCCGGGCCCGGGACTGGCAATACGCATTATCGGCGAGGTGACTTCTTCCTCTGTACATCTTCTGCAGGAAGCAGATGATATTTACATATCAAAACTGAGAGAGTATAAGTTATATGACAAAATTTGGCAAGCAGGTGCTATCTTGCTGCCCATACAGTCAGTAGGTGTCATGGGAGACGAAAGAACCTATGAGCATGTGCTTGCGCTTCGGGCTGTTGATTCAGTAGATGGAATGACTGCACAGTGGAGCGATATCCCACATGATATATTGGCTGATATTTCAAATTCTATCATCAATCAGGTAAAAGGAATCAATAGAGTAGTGTATGACATCAGTTCCAAACCTCCGGCAACCATCGAGTGGGAATAA